A single window of Rhipicephalus microplus isolate Deutch F79 chromosome 5, USDA_Rmic, whole genome shotgun sequence DNA harbors:
- the LOC142817604 gene encoding myb/SANT-like DNA-binding domain-containing protein 1, with amino-acid sequence MANSADQAAGAPWKRQRLQWSEADTWSLIRLWEDNLDSLRAQKHNGEVYASIAAALTSAGVSRTKDQVHKKIENLTHTYRKCLKKETTGSSRPNWPFFAEIHRFLGSLPVNDPSLMEEAGISSSPASSSP; translated from the exons ATGGCCAACTCCGCAGATCAAGCAGCCGGCGCCCCATGGAAAAGGCAGCGTCTGCAATGGTCGGAAGCAGACACGTGGAGCCTAATCAGACTCTGGGAGGACAACCTGGACTCGTTGCGAGCACAGAAGCACAACGGCGAGGTGTACGCCAGCATCGCGGCTGCGCTCACAAGTGCGGGTGTCTCCCGCACGAAGGACCAAGTGCACAAGAAAATAGAAAATCTGACACACACCTACAG GAAATGCCTTAAAAAAGAGACAACGGGCTCGTCCAGACCAAACTGGCCCTTTTTTGCAGAAATCCATAGGTTTCTTGGAAGCCTGCCCGTGAACGACCCCTCTTTAATGGAGGAGGCTGGGATCAGCTCAAGCCCAGCAAGCAGCAGTCCCTGA